From Variimorphobacter saccharofermentans, one genomic window encodes:
- a CDS encoding flagellar protein, which produces MEVRNCKSCGRLFNYLSGTPICPSCAHKLDLKFEEVKEYVYDHPGVGMQEVSEVMEVPIPQIKQWIREERLSFAEDSMIGLECERCGVTIKTGRYCKECKDKLAKGLNELYPEEKPVIQRKKETREKERMRFIDPSSIRNNL; this is translated from the coding sequence ATGGAAGTAAGAAACTGTAAAAGCTGTGGAAGACTGTTCAATTATTTATCTGGAACACCGATTTGTCCTAGTTGTGCACATAAGCTTGATTTAAAATTTGAGGAAGTAAAAGAATATGTCTATGATCATCCGGGTGTAGGAATGCAGGAAGTATCTGAGGTGATGGAAGTTCCTATTCCGCAGATTAAGCAATGGATTCGAGAAGAGAGACTTTCTTTTGCAGAAGATTCCATGATCGGTTTAGAGTGTGAACGATGTGGAGTTACTATAAAAACAGGTCGCTACTGCAAAGAATGTAAGGATAAACTGGCAAAGGGCTTAAATGAATTATATCCTGAGGAAAAACCTGTGATTCAAAGGAAAAAAGAGACTAGAGAAAAAGAGAGAATGAGATTTATTGATCCAAGCTCGATTAGAAATAACTTATAG
- a CDS encoding CvfB family protein: MIELGKYQILEAVKKTDFGFYLAETNSTTKQTILLPIKEAPEGTCVGDKIEVFIYKDSEDRIIATTAKVPVTIGELAVLPVKEVSKIGAFLDWGLLKDLFLPYKEQTAKVQEGDSVLVTLYVDKSDRLCASMKVYPLLSTQSPYKKDDIVEGIVYEDIESFGLFVAVDHKYSAMLPRNEVFNPIKVGDTIQARVIHVRDDGKLTLSTRQKSYLQMDADAETIMTKLKASGGFLPYQDNSDPEEIKNEFRMSKNAFKRAIGKLYKDGSIVIKEDGIRLK; this comes from the coding sequence ATGATAGAATTAGGAAAATACCAGATACTAGAGGCAGTGAAGAAGACAGATTTTGGCTTTTATCTTGCGGAAACCAACTCTACGACAAAGCAGACCATATTACTTCCTATTAAGGAGGCACCGGAAGGCACCTGCGTCGGTGATAAAATAGAGGTATTCATATATAAGGATTCGGAAGACAGAATCATCGCTACAACTGCAAAAGTACCAGTAACGATTGGTGAACTGGCCGTACTTCCTGTTAAAGAGGTAAGTAAGATCGGTGCTTTTTTAGACTGGGGATTATTGAAGGACCTTTTTCTTCCTTATAAGGAACAAACAGCAAAAGTACAAGAAGGAGATTCTGTACTCGTCACTCTATACGTAGATAAAAGTGATCGATTATGTGCATCAATGAAAGTGTACCCGTTACTTTCTACACAATCTCCTTACAAAAAAGACGATATAGTTGAAGGAATCGTATACGAAGATATTGAATCCTTTGGTTTATTTGTAGCAGTAGATCATAAATATTCTGCTATGCTTCCTAGGAATGAAGTATTCAACCCCATAAAGGTTGGTGATACCATTCAGGCTAGAGTAATCCATGTTCGTGATGACGGGAAGTTAACCCTGAGCACACGTCAGAAATCTTATCTTCAGATGGACGCTGATGCCGAGACTATTATGACAAAATTAAAAGCTTCCGGAGGCTTCTTACCATATCAGGATAATTCAGATCCCGAAGAAATAAAGAATGAATTTAGAATGAGTAAAAATGCTTTTAAAAGAGCTATCGGTAAATTATATAAAGATGGCTCCATAGTAATAAAAGAAGACGGTATTCGATTAAAGTAA
- a CDS encoding acyl-[acyl-carrier-protein] thioesterase produces the protein MYSFNSRIRYSELNHQKGELDAYAIINYFQDCSTFQSEDLNRGLSYLQEHNRVWLLNSWQLEIRKPAHLGENITIGTWAYDFKGFYGYRNFIMKDSQDNPLAVANSIWVYLDTVTGKPVKVPYDTSYPIEPAYPMEYANRKISIPDALVKNPQITIVNSNIDSYNHVNNGQYIKMAQEFIPDSFSVRSMRAEYRRQAVMGDAILPMTFTSDNCITVVLADADEKPYAIVEFQGESI, from the coding sequence ATGTACAGCTTTAACAGCAGAATAAGATATAGCGAATTAAATCACCAAAAAGGCGAGCTTGATGCCTACGCCATAATAAATTATTTTCAGGATTGCAGCACGTTTCAATCCGAAGATCTTAATCGAGGTTTATCCTACCTACAGGAACATAATCGCGTATGGTTATTAAACAGCTGGCAGTTGGAAATACGTAAGCCAGCTCATTTGGGGGAAAATATTACAATAGGAACATGGGCTTATGATTTTAAAGGTTTCTATGGGTATCGAAACTTCATCATGAAGGATTCGCAAGACAATCCTCTTGCTGTTGCGAATTCTATATGGGTCTATCTGGATACTGTAACAGGTAAACCAGTCAAAGTCCCATACGATACTTCATATCCAATCGAACCAGCATATCCAATGGAATACGCTAACCGAAAAATCAGTATTCCTGACGCATTGGTTAAAAATCCACAAATAACCATCGTTAATTCAAATATCGATTCGTATAATCATGTTAATAATGGGCAATACATTAAGATGGCGCAAGAATTTATTCCAGATTCTTTTTCTGTTCGGTCGATGCGAGCAGAGTATCGGAGGCAAGCCGTAATGGGAGATGCGATTCTACCTATGACCTTCACTAGTGACAACTGTATTACGGTTGTTCTGGCTGATGCCGACGAAAAACCTTATGCAATCGTCGAATTCCAGGGCGAATCCATATAA
- a CDS encoding class I SAM-dependent methyltransferase, with the protein MDSIEYYNKNSAEYFDHTIDIDMQELWDSFTEYLPEGGSILDLGCGSGRDSSYFISKGFDVTAMDASEEMCDLASIHIGQDVLNLSFTEMDFDQVFDGVWANASLLHVPSNEIEDIFIKVINSLKVNGILYMSFRYGDFEGERDYRYFKDYRTRDLKELIAAHKNLELIEIKKTEDFRNDKDYQWIYALVRRIETEQ; encoded by the coding sequence TTGGACTCGATAGAGTATTATAATAAGAATTCAGCAGAGTATTTCGACCACACAATAGATATTGATATGCAGGAGCTATGGGACTCTTTCACCGAGTATTTGCCAGAAGGGGGCAGTATACTTGATTTGGGATGCGGTTCTGGTAGAGACAGCTCATATTTTATTTCAAAGGGATTTGATGTGACTGCAATGGATGCATCCGAAGAGATGTGCGATCTGGCCAGTATACATATCGGACAGGATGTACTCAACCTCTCCTTTACTGAGATGGATTTCGATCAGGTTTTTGATGGAGTATGGGCGAATGCTTCCTTATTGCATGTGCCCAGTAATGAAATAGAAGATATTTTTATAAAGGTTATTAATAGCTTAAAAGTGAATGGAATTCTGTATATGTCCTTTCGCTATGGGGATTTTGAAGGCGAGCGGGATTATAGATATTTTAAGGATTACAGAACAAGAGATTTAAAAGAATTAATTGCTGCACATAAGAACCTGGAACTGATTGAAATCAAAAAGACTGAAGATTTCAGAAATGATAAGGATTATCAATGGATTTATGCGTTGGTACGCAGAATAGAGACGGAGCAATAA
- a CDS encoding YjfB family protein — protein sequence MGISSLPVSTNQPVNSVTVGIAVLSKNLDTIEQAGQGLIKMMEQSVTPHLGQNIDLRI from the coding sequence ATGGGAATCTCATCACTACCTGTATCGACAAATCAACCTGTTAATAGTGTTACTGTCGGCATCGCTGTTCTTTCTAAAAATCTCGATACTATTGAACAGGCAGGACAAGGCTTAATCAAAATGATGGAACAATCTGTTACTCCACATCTTGGCCAGAATATTGACTTGAGAATTTAG
- the trxB gene encoding thioredoxin-disulfide reductase, producing MIYDVIIIGSGPAGLAAAIYAKRAELNVIVIEKAGLSGGQIINTYEVDNYPGTPGISGFDLSMKFREHADKLETTFVNGEVMKFELEDNIKVVTMDDGTEYRAKTVVIAAGGTPRRLGVEGEEKLSGMGVSYCATCDGAFFKNKSVAVVGGGDVAVEDAIFLARICKQVYVIHRRDEFRASKSITSRLLAMENVTILWDSVVEKINGEDKVESVTVKNKKTDETKEVEVAGVFIAVGYSPNSEVYKHVVATDDWGYIIAGENCVTDKPGIYAAGDIRTKELRQIITAAADGANAITAVEKYLNQL from the coding sequence ATGATTTATGATGTAATAATTATAGGCTCCGGCCCAGCAGGACTTGCAGCTGCGATTTATGCAAAAAGAGCTGAGCTCAATGTGATAGTAATAGAAAAAGCCGGATTAAGCGGAGGTCAGATTATTAACACTTATGAGGTAGATAATTATCCTGGGACACCGGGAATTAGTGGATTCGATCTGAGTATGAAATTCAGAGAGCATGCGGATAAGCTTGAAACCACATTTGTGAATGGGGAAGTGATGAAGTTTGAGCTTGAGGATAATATTAAAGTAGTAACAATGGATGATGGAACAGAATATCGGGCGAAGACAGTAGTAATTGCGGCTGGTGGAACACCGAGACGATTAGGTGTCGAGGGGGAGGAAAAGCTATCCGGTATGGGAGTGTCGTATTGTGCAACCTGTGATGGTGCATTTTTTAAGAACAAATCAGTTGCCGTTGTCGGAGGTGGTGATGTAGCTGTTGAAGATGCCATTTTTCTGGCAAGAATATGCAAACAAGTATATGTAATTCATCGTAGAGATGAGTTTCGTGCATCCAAAAGCATTACCTCAAGACTTCTTGCAATGGAGAATGTTACGATTTTATGGGACAGCGTAGTGGAGAAAATTAATGGTGAAGATAAAGTGGAGTCTGTTACGGTTAAGAATAAGAAAACAGATGAGACGAAAGAGGTTGAAGTCGCTGGTGTATTCATTGCGGTAGGTTATTCACCGAATTCCGAAGTATATAAGCATGTGGTTGCTACCGACGACTGGGGATATATTATTGCAGGTGAAAATTGTGTTACAGATAAACCTGGTATTTATGCTGCTGGAGATATCCGAACTAAGGAGCTAAGGCAAATTATTACAGCCGCCGCTGACGGTGCCAATGCAATTACAGCAGTAGAAAAATATTTAAATCAGCTTTAA